From one Luteipulveratus mongoliensis genomic stretch:
- a CDS encoding sensor histidine kinase, whose amino-acid sequence MSSPAPAPAAARTSAAAQRTRDKLTEPLHEMPLRLRLVAVMLSLLAAALAITGTAGAHQLRSYLEERQSTELRQSYRPIAKAAHDAVVENRNTTIDAVVPENTYATRIILPATADRPVAEIRDLPVSPINEDSTDTTPTTNGPKPRFPNLTITSPRVIDHQPFVVQSAGGGSTRWMVVAGTTDDGGLYAVAVSLDRVDIIVTKVRWFSVLIALLALATCALLGWFAIRRAFRPLRQIEDTAKAIAAGDLSRRVPEAATKDEVSSLSHSLNVMLAQIEESFVVRAASEDRMRQFVADASHELRTPLATVRGYAELFRQGAVSEPEDVRSAMRRIEDEATRMGVLVEDLLTLTRLERRQPAPGEQPRNLGPVDLTVIGADATQDAQALDHDREIRLVGLDGPVQAAVVFGEEAGLRQVVTNLMANAIRYTPEQTPIEIAVGTRGWNAELQVRDHGDGVPPDQRRRIFERFYRADASRNSASGGSGLGLAIAAAIVQSHGGTVHVEETPGGGATFIVRIPQVSHSDRPGPVQTQAVQ is encoded by the coding sequence GTGAGTTCTCCGGCGCCTGCGCCAGCCGCAGCCAGGACGTCGGCGGCGGCCCAGCGCACCCGCGACAAGCTGACCGAGCCCTTGCACGAGATGCCGCTGCGGCTGCGGCTCGTGGCCGTCATGCTCAGCCTGCTGGCGGCGGCTCTCGCCATCACGGGCACGGCCGGCGCGCACCAGCTGCGCAGCTATCTCGAGGAGCGCCAGTCCACGGAGCTGCGGCAGTCGTACCGACCGATCGCCAAGGCCGCCCACGACGCCGTCGTCGAGAACCGCAACACCACGATCGATGCGGTCGTCCCCGAGAACACCTACGCCACCCGCATCATCCTTCCGGCCACCGCTGACCGGCCCGTCGCCGAGATCCGCGACCTACCGGTCTCGCCCATCAACGAGGACTCGACGGACACCACCCCGACGACCAACGGGCCCAAGCCGCGCTTCCCCAACCTGACCATCACCTCGCCGCGCGTCATTGACCACCAGCCCTTCGTCGTACAGTCCGCCGGCGGCGGCTCGACGCGCTGGATGGTGGTTGCCGGTACGACCGACGACGGTGGCCTCTACGCGGTGGCGGTCTCCCTCGATCGGGTCGACATCATCGTGACCAAGGTGCGCTGGTTCAGCGTGCTGATCGCGCTGCTGGCGCTGGCGACCTGTGCGCTGCTCGGGTGGTTCGCGATCCGGCGGGCCTTCCGGCCGCTGCGCCAGATCGAGGACACCGCCAAGGCGATCGCCGCGGGAGACCTGAGCCGACGCGTCCCCGAGGCAGCCACCAAGGACGAGGTCTCCAGCCTGTCGCACTCGCTCAACGTGATGCTCGCGCAGATCGAGGAGTCGTTCGTCGTGCGGGCCGCCTCGGAGGACCGGATGCGCCAATTCGTGGCTGACGCGTCTCATGAGCTCCGTACGCCGCTCGCCACCGTGAGGGGGTACGCCGAGCTGTTCCGCCAGGGCGCCGTGTCCGAGCCTGAGGACGTCCGCTCCGCGATGCGACGGATCGAGGACGAGGCGACGCGCATGGGCGTACTGGTCGAGGACCTGCTGACACTGACACGGCTCGAACGCCGCCAGCCCGCACCGGGCGAGCAGCCCCGCAACCTCGGCCCGGTCGATCTCACGGTCATCGGAGCCGACGCGACGCAGGATGCTCAGGCGCTCGACCACGACCGCGAGATCCGCCTGGTCGGGCTCGATGGACCCGTGCAGGCAGCCGTGGTTTTCGGCGAGGAGGCCGGACTCCGCCAGGTCGTCACCAATCTGATGGCCAACGCCATCCGATACACCCCTGAGCAGACCCCCATTGAGATCGCGGTCGGCACCCGCGGCTGGAACGCCGAGCTCCAGGTGCGCGACCACGGCGACGGCGTTCCGCCCGACCAGCGCCGACGTATCTTCGAGCGCTTCTACCGAGCCGACGCCAGCCGCAACAGCGCTAGCGGCGGTAGCGGCCTCGGACTCGCCATCGCAGCCGCCATCGTGCAGAGCCACGGCGGCACCGTGCATGTCGAGGAGACACCAGGCGGTGGCGCGACCTTCATCGTGCGCATTCCACAGGTGTCTCACAGTGACCGGCCAGGACCCGTCCAGACCCAAGCAGTTCAGTAA
- a CDS encoding response regulator transcription factor, protein MSTSAPEARLLVVEDETNIRELLATSLKFAGFEVHTAANGRDALQLADDNEIDLAVLDVMLPDMDGFTVTRKLRGNGHEVPIVFLTARDSVDDKVKGLTVGGDDYVTKPFSLEEVVARIRAVLRRTQTEEPGDRAAIAVADLELDEDSHEVRRAGKVIDVSPTEFKLLRYLMLNSGRVLSKAQILDHVWDYDFRGESGIVESYISYLRRKIDVDGPALIHTKRGVGYVLREPRE, encoded by the coding sequence ATGAGCACATCCGCACCTGAGGCACGCCTCCTCGTCGTCGAGGACGAGACCAACATCCGCGAGCTGTTGGCGACGAGCCTGAAGTTCGCCGGCTTCGAGGTCCATACGGCCGCCAACGGACGCGATGCGCTCCAGCTGGCTGACGACAACGAGATCGACCTCGCCGTCCTCGACGTGATGCTGCCGGACATGGACGGCTTCACCGTCACCCGCAAGCTGCGGGGCAACGGCCACGAGGTGCCGATCGTGTTCCTGACCGCTCGCGACTCTGTCGACGACAAGGTCAAGGGACTCACGGTGGGCGGCGACGACTACGTCACCAAGCCGTTCAGCCTCGAAGAGGTGGTGGCGCGCATCCGAGCCGTGCTGCGACGTACTCAGACCGAGGAGCCCGGCGACCGGGCGGCGATAGCGGTCGCCGACCTCGAGCTGGACGAGGACTCACACGAGGTACGCCGGGCGGGCAAGGTCATCGACGTCTCCCCGACCGAGTTCAAGCTGCTGCGCTACCTCATGCTCAACTCCGGCCGCGTGCTGTCCAAGGCGCAGATCCTGGACCACGTCTGGGACTACGACTTCCGCGGTGAGTCCGGCATCGTCGAGTCCTACATCTCCTACCTGCGTCGCAAGATCGACGTCGACGGGCCCGCGCTGATCCACACCAAGCGCGGCGTCGGCTACGTCCTGCGCGAGCCTCGGGAGTGA
- a CDS encoding MarR family winged helix-turn-helix transcriptional regulator produces MSPAARRRLAGELRSVCMRISRRARFENTETIAPHQFSVLARLEKSTATARELAEYECVSPPSMSRTINALVEKAYISRSDNPDDGRQVILTLTSEGRTALKATRRSRDEWMLKRLGDLTEEECRVLEQARDILTRVATR; encoded by the coding sequence ATGAGTCCAGCCGCACGCCGCCGGCTCGCCGGAGAGCTGCGCTCGGTCTGCATGCGGATCAGCCGCAGAGCACGATTCGAGAACACCGAAACCATTGCGCCGCACCAGTTCTCGGTGCTGGCCCGGCTCGAGAAGAGCACCGCCACCGCGCGTGAGCTCGCCGAGTACGAGTGCGTGAGCCCGCCGTCCATGTCACGCACGATCAACGCCCTGGTCGAGAAGGCGTACATCAGTCGGTCGGACAATCCCGACGACGGACGACAGGTGATTCTCACACTGACGTCCGAGGGGCGTACGGCGCTCAAGGCCACCCGCCGCTCGCGAGACGAGTGGATGCTGAAGCGTCTCGGCGACCTGACCGAGGAGGAGTGCCGAGTCCTGGAACAGGCCCGCGACATCCTCACCCGCGTGGCAACCCGATGA
- a CDS encoding MFS transporter, translating to MSPTFASLSIRNYRIYFFGALVSNVGTWMGRVSQDWLVLTELTDHDSTALGIVTALQFAPVVLLAPWAGALADRFRKRRILFGTQTALAVTSAILAVLTLTGVVQLWHVYLLALLQGIATAADNPTRQAFVSEMVPQDRISNAVGLNSSSFNAARLIGPGFAGLLIAWIGTGWTLVFNTVSFVSVLFALKIMRGSELQTPPLAKGRGGLREGFAYVRHRPDIMLIMAMVFMLGTFGMNFQITTALMATTVFGKGAGEFGLLGSIMAIGSLSAALMSAGRSQPRLRVLIVALVGFTIASGAAALAPSYVWFAILLVPVGLTAMTVMPTANSMVQLSVAPEMRGRVMALYMAIFMGGTPIGAPLIGWVGATYGARWTILVGSIATGLTAIGATIYVMRRDDIRLRYEWDRGPHLDVLRPRDRAEALTPEQVR from the coding sequence ATGAGTCCTACGTTCGCCTCCCTCTCTATCCGCAACTACCGGATCTACTTCTTCGGGGCCCTCGTCTCCAACGTCGGGACGTGGATGGGCCGCGTCTCGCAGGACTGGCTGGTCCTGACCGAGCTCACCGATCACGACTCGACGGCGCTCGGCATCGTGACTGCGTTGCAGTTCGCGCCCGTCGTGCTGCTGGCGCCGTGGGCGGGGGCGCTGGCCGACCGCTTCCGCAAGCGCCGCATCCTCTTCGGGACCCAGACGGCGCTCGCCGTCACCTCCGCGATCCTGGCTGTCCTGACGCTCACGGGCGTCGTACAGCTCTGGCATGTCTACCTGCTCGCCCTCCTGCAGGGCATCGCCACGGCCGCGGACAACCCGACGCGCCAGGCGTTCGTGTCGGAGATGGTGCCGCAGGACCGCATCAGCAACGCCGTCGGCCTCAACAGCTCGTCGTTCAACGCTGCGCGCCTCATCGGTCCGGGGTTCGCCGGGCTGCTGATCGCCTGGATCGGCACCGGCTGGACGCTGGTCTTCAACACCGTGTCGTTCGTGTCCGTGCTGTTCGCGCTGAAGATCATGCGGGGGAGCGAGCTGCAGACGCCACCGCTGGCCAAGGGACGTGGCGGCCTGCGTGAGGGCTTCGCCTACGTGCGGCACCGCCCCGACATCATGCTGATCATGGCCATGGTGTTCATGCTCGGCACGTTCGGGATGAACTTCCAGATCACCACCGCGCTCATGGCGACGACCGTGTTCGGCAAGGGGGCGGGGGAGTTCGGGCTGCTCGGCTCGATCATGGCGATCGGGTCGCTGTCGGCCGCGCTGATGTCAGCCGGTCGAAGCCAGCCGCGGCTGCGGGTGCTGATCGTGGCGCTCGTCGGCTTCACCATCGCGTCGGGTGCGGCTGCGCTCGCACCGTCGTACGTCTGGTTCGCCATTCTGCTCGTGCCGGTCGGACTGACCGCCATGACCGTGATGCCGACCGCGAACTCGATGGTCCAGCTCAGCGTCGCACCGGAGATGCGCGGTCGCGTGATGGCGCTCTACATGGCGATCTTCATGGGCGGTACGCCGATCGGTGCGCCCCTCATCGGCTGGGTCGGCGCGACGTACGGTGCCCGCTGGACCATCCTGGTGGGCAGTATCGCCACGGGTCTGACGGCCATAGGTGCGACCATCTACGTCATGCGACGCGACGACATACGACTCCGCTACGAGTGGGACCGTGGGCCGCACCTCGACGTGCTCCGGCCACGCGACCGTGCTGAAGCTCTGACGCCGGAGCAGGTCCGATGA